The following proteins are encoded in a genomic region of Magallana gigas chromosome 1, xbMagGiga1.1, whole genome shotgun sequence:
- the LOC136275692 gene encoding uncharacterized protein, translating into MEYFHNVVIAEIENSCILGVDFMSKFACGICMKQRLFRIQGVEIPYFSDQSEITECSRIVLSEDLVVPPNCEFVAPARVESPNFYGGPAIVEPVEKFMEKKNVLVAKSLVKVSGENVPLRFLNFSCESLKLYKGSVVATIERVEDVDVENADTEVVRSVCYRDEGDPSALPDHLEQIIDKVHESISVEEKQKLANFLKEYQSSFSCSSSDMGKTDLVKHSINTGNARPIKQPLGVFP; encoded by the coding sequence ATGGAATATTTCCACAATGTAGTCATAGCGGAAATTGAAAATAGTTGTATATTAGGAGTTGACTTTATGTCAAAGTTTGCTTGTGGCATTTGCATGAAGCAGAGATTATTTAGGATACAGGGAGTAGAGATCCCTTATTTTAGTGACCAATCAGAGATTACGGAATGTAGCAGAATTGTTTTATCAGAGGATTTAGTTGTTCCTCCCAATTGTGAATTTGTAGCACCCGCTAGAGTAGAGAGCCCTAATTTTTATGGAGGGCCAGCTATTGTTGAACCAGTAGAGAAATTTATGGAGAAGAAAAATGTACTTGTGGCAAAGTCATTAGTTAAGGTGTCAGGGGAGAATGTCCCATTACgatttttgaattttagttGTGAGAGTTTAAAACTTTACAAAGGGAGTGTGGTAGCTACAATTGAAAGAGTTGAAGACGTAGATGTAGAAAATGCTGATACAGAAGTAGTTAGGTCAGTGTGTTACAGAGATGAGGGGGATCCCTCGGCTTTACCAGATCATTTAGAACAGATTATTGACAAGGTTCATGAGAGCATAAGTGTGGAAGAGAAGCAAAAATTAGCAAACTTTTTGAAAGAATACCAATCAAGTTTTTCATGTTCATCATCAGATATGGGAAAGACAGACTTAGTTAAACATTCCATCAATACGGGTAATGCAAGACCCATTAAACAACCCCTAGGCGTATTCCCTTAG